The Paenibacillus sp. FSL H7-0357 nucleotide sequence TTAAGCAGCGCCTGCTCCAGCAGGGCAATATCAGCTTCCGTATGGCTGTCGCCAAGGCTAATGCGGATTCCGCCAAGTGCCGTAGAAACATCCCTGCCCATGGACAGCAGAATCCGGCTCGGCTCGGCCAGCCGCGAAGAGCAGGCCGAACGGGTGGACACGACCATCCCCAGTTCCTCCAGCTTGCGGGCCAGCACCTCCCCCTTCATGCCGGGATAAGAGAAATGGACAATATGCGGAGCTCCGTCCTCCCTGCTGTTGACCTTCAATTCCGGGATGCCTGCCACAAACTTCAACAGCCGGTTGCGCAGCGGAATCATCACATGGTTAAACTGTTCCCTCCGCTCGCCGCTCATGCGGATGGCTTTGGCGGAAGCCACAACCGCCGGCACATTTTCCGTACCGGCGCGGAGTCCGTTCTCCTGGGAGCCGCCAGTCAGCAACGGAAATAGTGTAACCCCTTCTCTTACATACAGCAGCCCTACTCCGCGCGGGCCGCGGATTTTGTGGGGGGACAAGCTGTACAGGTCAGCCTGCCACTCACCCAGTCTTGGCTCAAACCCGCTGTAGCCCTGCACTCCGTCCACATGAAACAGCGTCCGGTGGTTGGCAGCCTTCACCAGCCGTCCGATCTCCAGCAGCGGCTGCACTGTTCCAACCTCATTATTGACATGCATCACGCTGACAAGTACAGTATCCCGGCGCACCGCAGCGGCAATACGGGAGGGCTCAACCATTCCTGAGCTATCCGGTGCTACAAAGGTGACCTCCCAGCCCATGTTTTGCAGCTGCAGGCAGCTCTCATAGACCGAAGGATGCTCTATTTCCGTAGTCACGATATGGCGTCCCCTGCTCTGATACTGCAGAGCTGCGCCTTTTACCGCGAGGTTGTTGCTTTCGGTAGCGCCAGAGGTGAACAGAATTTCCTGCGGCTTCACTCCGAGCGCGGCTGCGCAGACTTCCCTTGAACGTTTGATAAGCCGGTCCGCTTCCGTACCTGCACGGTGCAGCGACGAGGGATTGGCATAATGCTGCTTCATAATCTGCTCCATCGTCTGCACTACTTCTTCATAAGGGGGTGCGGCAGCGGCATAATCCCAGTACAGCATATATCGGATCTCTCCTTTGCTTCTGTGCTGATAAGCTCATGCGCGAGAATATAGAATAACTGATCCGGCTGAACTTATAAAGTCTAGGTGCCTGTACTTTCTTATATCCGGAAAAAAGGATCAAACGGGTCCCGCCACCAGAGTGGTCCAGACGACACCATTTGATCCTTTTTATTATACCCCGTACTCAGCTCGGGCGCGTTCTATTTTGAGAATATAGGCCTGGGTTTCCTCCGGAAGCTGGGTAAGCTTCTCCATCAGCTCCTGGTCACTGTTGACTCCGAGCTTATTAACCCGTCCCGGACCGGCATTATAAGCGGCCAGTGCCATCTTCTCCTGCCCGTCAAAACGCTTCAGCTGATACGATAAATAACGCACTCCGCCGTCAATGCTCTGAGCCGGATCGAAGGGATCGGAAACACCTAGGCCATTCGCCGTGCCATCCATCAGCTGCATCAATCCCTTCGCTCCCGCCGAAGAAACGACATTTGGGTTGAACGAGGATTCCGTATCGATTACTGCCTTGATCAAGTCGACCGGCACACCGTACTTCGTACTGGCCGTCTGAATCAGCTCTTCATAATCGGTAGGCCTGGTTTCCGTTATTTCCCCGGAAATTGCGTTATAAGAATCGCTTGTCCCTCCAAGCTGCTGCCACAGCAGACCGCTTAGAGAGGAGCTGTCGCCAAGGGAATTCAGTGCAGTTGCGCTGTCCTTATCCTCCGGCTGCAACGTCCGCTCCTGCAGCAAAGCGGAAAACTCCGCTGACGTTGAACCCGATACTTCACTGGAATTTTTCCCTGTTTCACTTTTGAGGCTTGAACTTCTTAAGTTCACCCATCTTAGTTGCCCAACTCCGCTCCCTGAAGCCGGATTGATCGCCATATTGCACTTTCCTTTCCTTCTGCTGATCCTCTATATAAAATTCCTAACCTTAAAGAAACTCAATTTAAATTTAAAATACGACTTTATTTTACAGTCGAATCATAATAATTGCTATATGCTGACATGAAAAAACAGACTTCAGACCCTCATAGTTAGGTCTAAAAGCC carries:
- a CDS encoding cysteine desulfurase family protein; the protein is MLYWDYAAAAPPYEEVVQTMEQIMKQHYANPSSLHRAGTEADRLIKRSREVCAAALGVKPQEILFTSGATESNNLAVKGAALQYQSRGRHIVTTEIEHPSVYESCLQLQNMGWEVTFVAPDSSGMVEPSRIAAAVRRDTVLVSVMHVNNEVGTVQPLLEIGRLVKAANHRTLFHVDGVQGYSGFEPRLGEWQADLYSLSPHKIRGPRGVGLLYVREGVTLFPLLTGGSQENGLRAGTENVPAVVASAKAIRMSGERREQFNHVMIPLRNRLLKFVAGIPELKVNSREDGAPHIVHFSYPGMKGEVLARKLEELGMVVSTRSACSSRLAEPSRILLSMGRDVSTALGGIRISLGDSHTEADIALLEQALLKAVQALKIVEGGMR
- a CDS encoding lytic transglycosylase domain-containing protein, which gives rise to MAINPASGSGVGQLRWVNLRSSSLKSETGKNSSEVSGSTSAEFSALLQERTLQPEDKDSATALNSLGDSSSLSGLLWQQLGGTSDSYNAISGEITETRPTDYEELIQTASTKYGVPVDLIKAVIDTESSFNPNVVSSAGAKGLMQLMDGTANGLGVSDPFDPAQSIDGGVRYLSYQLKRFDGQEKMALAAYNAGPGRVNKLGVNSDQELMEKLTQLPEETQAYILKIERARAEYGV